In Cynocephalus volans isolate mCynVol1 chromosome 3, mCynVol1.pri, whole genome shotgun sequence, one DNA window encodes the following:
- the BTBD7 gene encoding BTB/POZ domain-containing protein 7 isoform X2 produces the protein MGANASNYPHSCSPRVGGNSQAQQTFIGTSSYSQQGYGCESKLYSLDHGHEKPQDKKKRTSGLATLKKKFIKRRKSHRSADHAKQMRELLSGWDVRDVNALVEEYEGTSALKELSLQASLARPEARTLQKDMADLYQYKYCTDVDLIFQETCFPVHRAILAARCPFFKTLLSSSPEYGAEIIMDINTAGIDMPMFSALLHYLYTGEFGMEDSRFQNVDILVQLSEEFGTPNSLDVDMRGLFDYMCYYDVVLSFSSDAELVEAFGGNQNCLDEELKAHKAIISARSPFFRNLLQRRIRTGEEITDRTLRTPTRIILDESIIPKKYAKVILHCMYTDMVDLSVLHCSPSVGSLSEVQALVAGKPNMTRAEEAMELYHIALFLEFNMLAQGLQLGSRLVLETFFLCNSEEVSCCVAKWPGERTT, from the exons ATGGGTGCTAATGCATCTAACTATCCTCATTCATGTTCCCCAAGGGTAGGGGGGAATTCACAGGCCCAACAGACTTTCATAG GGACATCATCCTATTCTCAGCAAGGCTATGGTTGTGAATCAAAATTGTATAGCCTTGACCATGGCCATGAGAAAccacaagacaaaaaaaagagaacttcTGGCCTTGCCACCCTCAAAAAGAAGTTTATTAAGCGTCGAAAATCTCATAGGTCTGCCGATCACGCCAAGCAGATGCGAGAACTCCTATCTGGGTGGGATGTTAGAGATGTCAATGCATTAGTGGAGGAATATGAGGGAACTTCAGCCTTAAAGGAGCTTTCTCTACAAGCCAGTTTGGCTAGACCGGAAGCCCGGACATTGCAGAAAGATATGGCCGACCTTTATCAGTACAAGTATTGTACTGACGTAGACTTAATATTTCAAGAAACTTGTTTTCCTGTTCATCGTGCCATTTTGGCAGCAAggtgtccattttttaaaacactgctttCTTCCTCACCCGAATATGGGGCAGAGATAATAATGGACATCAATACAGCTGGTATTGATATGCCCATGTTTTCTGCTTTGTTACACTACCTTTATACAGGAGAGTTTGGAATGGAGGACTCAAGGTTTCAAAATGTTGATATCCTTGTTCAGCTTAGTGAAGAATTTGGAACACCAAATTCCCTTGATGTAGATATGCGTGGACTCTTTGATTACATGTGTTATTATGATGTCGTCCTTAGTTTTTCTTCAGACGCTGAACTAGTTGAAGCTTTTGGTGGAAATCAGAACTGTTTAGATGAAGAGCTCAAAGCCCACAAGGCTATTATTTCTGCACGGTCCCCATTTTTTCGAAATTTATTACAAAGGAGGATACGGACTGGTGAAGAAATCACGGACCGAACTTTGAGGACTCCCACAAGAATTATATTAGATGAGTCCATTATAccaaaaaaatatgcaaaagtgATATTACACTGTATGTATACCGACATGGTGGACCTCTCCGTTTTGCACTGTAGCCCCTCTGTGGGGAGTCTCAGTGAAGTTCAGGCTCTCGTTGCAGGGAAGCCAAACATGACCAGGGCAGAAGAAGCCATGGAACTTTACCACATAGCACTATTCTTGGAATTTAACATGCTTGCacaag
- the BTBD7 gene encoding BTB/POZ domain-containing protein 7 isoform X3, with protein MGANASNYPHSCSPRVGGNSQAQQTFIGTSSYSQQGYGCESKLYSLDHGHEKPQDKKKRTSGLATLKKKFIKRRKSHRSADHAKQMRELLSGWDVRDVNALVEEYEGTSALKELSLQASLARPEARTLQKDMADLYQYKYCTDVDLIFQETCFPVHRAILAARCPFFKTLLSSSPEYGAEIIMDINTAGIDMPMFSALLHYLYTGEFGMEDSRFQNVDILVQLSEEFGTPNSLDVDMRGLFDYMCYYDVVLSFSSDAELVEAFGGNQNCLDEELKAHKAIISARSPFFRNLLQRRIRTGEEITDRTLRTPTRIILDESIIPKKYAKVILHCMYTDMVDLSVLHCSPSVGSLSEVQALVAGKPNMTRAEEAMELYHIALFLEFNMLAQGK; from the exons ATGGGTGCTAATGCATCTAACTATCCTCATTCATGTTCCCCAAGGGTAGGGGGGAATTCACAGGCCCAACAGACTTTCATAG GGACATCATCCTATTCTCAGCAAGGCTATGGTTGTGAATCAAAATTGTATAGCCTTGACCATGGCCATGAGAAAccacaagacaaaaaaaagagaacttcTGGCCTTGCCACCCTCAAAAAGAAGTTTATTAAGCGTCGAAAATCTCATAGGTCTGCCGATCACGCCAAGCAGATGCGAGAACTCCTATCTGGGTGGGATGTTAGAGATGTCAATGCATTAGTGGAGGAATATGAGGGAACTTCAGCCTTAAAGGAGCTTTCTCTACAAGCCAGTTTGGCTAGACCGGAAGCCCGGACATTGCAGAAAGATATGGCCGACCTTTATCAGTACAAGTATTGTACTGACGTAGACTTAATATTTCAAGAAACTTGTTTTCCTGTTCATCGTGCCATTTTGGCAGCAAggtgtccattttttaaaacactgctttCTTCCTCACCCGAATATGGGGCAGAGATAATAATGGACATCAATACAGCTGGTATTGATATGCCCATGTTTTCTGCTTTGTTACACTACCTTTATACAGGAGAGTTTGGAATGGAGGACTCAAGGTTTCAAAATGTTGATATCCTTGTTCAGCTTAGTGAAGAATTTGGAACACCAAATTCCCTTGATGTAGATATGCGTGGACTCTTTGATTACATGTGTTATTATGATGTCGTCCTTAGTTTTTCTTCAGACGCTGAACTAGTTGAAGCTTTTGGTGGAAATCAGAACTGTTTAGATGAAGAGCTCAAAGCCCACAAGGCTATTATTTCTGCACGGTCCCCATTTTTTCGAAATTTATTACAAAGGAGGATACGGACTGGTGAAGAAATCACGGACCGAACTTTGAGGACTCCCACAAGAATTATATTAGATGAGTCCATTATAccaaaaaaatatgcaaaagtgATATTACACTGTATGTATACCGACATGGTGGACCTCTCCGTTTTGCACTGTAGCCCCTCTGTGGGGAGTCTCAGTGAAGTTCAGGCTCTCGTTGCAGGGAAGCCAAACATGACCAGGGCAGAAGAAGCCATGGAACTTTACCACATAGCACTATTCTTGGAATTTAACATGCTTGCacaag